In the genome of Methanomassiliicoccales archaeon, the window CAACAAGCCAATCAGGAAGATGCGCTTGAATCCTATCGTATCAGCTAGTTTCCCGAACATCAGCAGGAGGCTGCTGAGAAGCAGGCCGTAGATGATGATGATCCAGGAGACCACGCTGGTGGTGGTGTGGAATTCCTTGGTGATGGTGGGCACGGCGATGCTCACGATGCTCGCGTCCAGCGAGGACATGAACGTGGCCAGGGCGATCGAGACCAACATGAACACCTGCGCCCTGCTCCATTTCCCGGCTTTGGTGGACAAATGCCACACCCTTGCTGGACACATTCTTATGAAGTATTAATTAATCTACATGGCCGAATATCATGAATGAACGGGGAGATGAACATCTCATTCTCCGAGTGCGCTGAGCGGTGTGCGCCAGGAATGGGTCCAAAGATCGTTCTTAGCTCTTCCCTAGCCGTCTGTCGATCCTCTCTGCCAGGCACGGATGGCCTTTCACCCTTTGCCCCAGTCGATCGAAGACCTTTCCTTCCTTTAGAACCACATCCCCGTCCACGATCGTCCTTATGCTCTCCATGAGCAGGTGCGCCTCCCTCTTCAGCTCCTCCGCCCTTATCGCCTTCACCAGCTCTTCCTTGGACGAGTAGCTCGAGCGCAGCTTCTTCGTTTCAAAGGAATCGTACGCCAACGGCTCTCCCCTATCCAGTTCGGCCGTGCACAGATGCACCGTCGCTCCGTAGCGCTCATCCTCATTCTCCACCACCTGTCCCACGATCTCCTCCCAGGTGCCCTTATAGGTATCCGGGAGCGCGGGATGCAGGTTGATGATTGTGTATCTTCTGCACGTCTCAGGATCGATGATCAGCATCCAGCCCGCCAAGACCCCGAAATCCATTTCGTATTTCGAGATGCGCTGCCGCAGCTCTTTCCCGTAGGCATCGCGCCACGCCCCGATATCTTCCTCCTTCAGCTCCAGCCTGAACGTGTCCGAAGGAAGGATGATGACAGGGATGCCTCCCTCCTTG includes:
- a CDS encoding formyltransferase family protein → MKKIGWFTTARGSGSYNLFNTMIESVKKGEIKAKLSFVFINRDVKGNQYRMKIIEMAKEGGIPVIILPSDTFRLELKEEDIGAWRDAYGKELRQRISKYEMDFGVLAGWMLIIDPETCRRYTIINLHPALPDTYKGTWEEIVGQVVENEDERYGATVHLCTAELDRGEPLAYDSFETKKLRSSYSSKEELVKAIRAEELKREAHLLMESIRTIVDGDVVLKEGKVFDRLGQRVKGHPCLAERIDRRLGKS